A region of Moorena sp. SIOASIH DNA encodes the following proteins:
- a CDS encoding sucrase ferredoxin: MNTFFCSDHSQQLAEDIIGSGTNYQVYVLVECRQPWLCNAMDSKYIPENLRSLVDEVKQRKLPVRFLLIANNKTLKADQTKLLIYSHNGEARLKGYTKLEFDVTNLGEVAGIVKQFLAGETPNCVTQDSDTRDILVCTHGSHDLCCGKYGNPFYSKALATVNELSLTNVRLWKASHFGGHRFAPTAIDFPDGRYYGVLDQDSFKSILIRSGDIECFNRVYRGWGILPNKIQVLERELILRYGWNWFKHKVGGSIIKEDANQDSIQAEISFEKPNGLIYHCRAELVKDESKTLQLKGSCGAQKESVFVKYTIKNLCLYSELLEILPVYQPQMAS; the protein is encoded by the coding sequence ATGAACACTTTTTTTTGTTCTGACCATTCACAGCAGTTAGCCGAAGATATTATCGGTAGTGGTACTAATTACCAAGTGTATGTTTTAGTGGAATGTCGCCAACCGTGGCTGTGTAATGCCATGGATTCTAAGTATATTCCAGAGAATCTTAGGAGTTTAGTAGATGAGGTTAAGCAGCGTAAGCTGCCAGTAAGATTCCTACTCATTGCTAATAATAAAACCCTAAAAGCAGATCAGACTAAGCTTTTGATTTATAGTCACAACGGCGAAGCAAGGTTAAAAGGGTACACCAAGCTAGAGTTTGATGTGACTAATCTTGGTGAGGTAGCTGGGATTGTCAAACAATTCTTGGCTGGAGAAACTCCAAACTGTGTCACACAAGACAGTGACACTAGAGACATTTTAGTTTGCACCCACGGTAGCCATGATCTGTGTTGCGGCAAGTATGGTAATCCTTTTTACTCCAAAGCCTTAGCTACTGTTAATGAGTTATCCTTAACCAATGTCAGACTCTGGAAAGCCAGCCACTTTGGTGGTCATCGGTTTGCTCCCACTGCGATTGACTTCCCAGATGGAAGATACTACGGTGTCTTAGATCAAGATTCATTTAAATCAATTTTAATCCGTAGTGGTGATATTGAATGCTTCAATCGAGTTTATCGAGGTTGGGGTATTCTACCGAATAAAATTCAGGTATTGGAAAGGGAACTTATCCTCCGCTACGGATGGAATTGGTTTAAGCACAAAGTTGGTGGTTCAATTATTAAGGAAGATGCGAATCAGGATTCTATTCAAGCTGAGATCAGCTTTGAAAAACCTAATGGCTTGATTTACCATTGTCGTGCTGAATTGGTTAAAGATGAAAGTAAGACATTGCAGCTGAAAGGGTCTTGTGGTGCTCAGAAAGAGTCAGTATTTGTTAAATATACTATCAAGAATCTCTGCCTTTACTCGGAATTGCTGGAAATTCTTCCAGTTTATCAACCGCAGATGGCAAGCTAA
- a CDS encoding GNAT family N-acetyltransferase → MMTNIEVRPVKNKQELEDMYHQRWLVFRAPLGMEKGTEQDQYESSAFHIVAVCSNQVIGSARLRELSPGLGSIAYVGLLPEFRHQGIGTKLIETLIEKAKANNLNGLRVMTRINALGFYSRLGFIPDGEPFDYVGISHQFMYLNISSKGSRE, encoded by the coding sequence ATGATGACGAATATTGAAGTGCGTCCTGTTAAGAATAAACAAGAGTTAGAGGATATGTACCACCAGCGGTGGCTTGTGTTCAGAGCACCTCTGGGCATGGAGAAAGGAACAGAACAGGACCAGTACGAGAGTAGTGCTTTTCATATCGTTGCTGTTTGTAGTAATCAGGTAATTGGTTCAGCAAGATTAAGAGAATTGTCTCCGGGATTGGGAAGTATTGCCTACGTTGGACTATTACCTGAATTTCGTCACCAAGGCATCGGCACCAAACTGATCGAGACATTAATTGAAAAAGCCAAAGCAAACAATCTCAATGGTTTGAGAGTAATGACTAGAATTAATGCCCTAGGTTTCTATAGTCGCCTTGGTTTTATACCTGACGGTGAGCCATTTGACTATGTTGGCATCAGCCACCAATTCATGTATCTTAATATATCTAGCAAAGGGAGTAGGGAGTAG
- a CDS encoding alpha/beta hydrolase, whose protein sequence is MNGIKKNYQAAVYLNTDLQGSGFPILCLHGHPGSSQCLSVFTQHLSQRFWTISPDLRGYGKSPADRDFQMTDHLIDLESLLDYYHIDRFLILGWSLGGILAMELALKLPQRVSGLILIATAARPWGNHPPISWQDNLYTGIASALNWLQPGWQWNIDTFGKRSLFRYLIQQHTTSTYQYLANHTISAYLQTSQAATAALNAAIRAGYNRLPDLNQIQCPSLVLAGAADRHITAASSRETAQHLKDSQWQCYDNTAHLFPWEIPDQVLKDIDSWITNNPQVFCQN, encoded by the coding sequence ATGAATGGGATTAAAAAAAACTACCAAGCAGCAGTATATCTCAACACTGACCTCCAGGGGTCAGGATTCCCAATTCTGTGCCTTCACGGTCATCCCGGCTCAAGTCAGTGCCTTTCGGTTTTTACCCAACATCTATCCCAGAGGTTCTGGACTATCAGCCCTGATTTGCGAGGATATGGTAAAAGTCCAGCTGATCGGGATTTTCAGATGACCGACCACCTGATTGACTTGGAATCCCTTCTCGACTACTACCACATTGACCGCTTTTTGATACTAGGTTGGTCTTTAGGGGGAATTTTGGCAATGGAGCTTGCTCTGAAGCTACCTCAGAGAGTCTCGGGTTTAATTTTAATCGCTACAGCCGCTCGACCCTGGGGTAATCATCCCCCCATTAGTTGGCAGGATAATCTCTATACCGGCATCGCTTCTGCCTTAAATTGGTTACAACCAGGATGGCAGTGGAATATTGACACATTTGGTAAGCGATCGCTTTTTCGATACCTGATCCAACAACACACAACCAGCACCTACCAGTATCTTGCCAACCACACCATATCAGCCTATTTACAGACCTCCCAAGCCGCTACAGCAGCACTAAACGCTGCCATCAGGGCTGGGTATAACCGTTTGCCAGACTTAAACCAGATTCAATGTCCCTCCCTAGTCTTAGCAGGAGCTGCTGATCGCCATATTACCGCAGCATCAAGTCGAGAAACCGCTCAACATCTTAAGGATAGCCAATGGCAATGCTATGACAATACTGCTCACTTGTTTCCTTGGGAAATTCCCGATCAGGTGTTAAAAGATATCGACAGCTGGATTACTAATAATCCCCAAGTTTTCTGTCAGAATTAA
- a CDS encoding thioesterase family protein, whose product MISFTYNRTVRFSDTDAAGVVYFANVLSICHEAYETSLDASGINLKSFFTKPAVAIPIVHASVDFLRPMFCGDPLLIHVMPEQLSESKFEIVYQVVTASSSQQLLAKAITKHVCIDAMTRTKIPLPEEIVQWLGSRE is encoded by the coding sequence ATGATCTCTTTTACTTATAATCGCACTGTTCGGTTTTCAGATACCGATGCCGCTGGTGTGGTCTATTTTGCTAATGTTTTATCTATCTGCCATGAAGCCTATGAAACTTCTCTAGATGCATCGGGTATTAATCTCAAGTCCTTTTTCACTAAGCCCGCTGTGGCAATTCCGATTGTTCATGCCAGTGTGGATTTCTTGCGTCCTATGTTTTGTGGGGATCCACTGCTGATTCACGTGATGCCTGAGCAGTTGAGTGAAAGTAAGTTTGAAATTGTTTATCAGGTTGTTACAGCTTCCTCATCGCAACAGTTACTGGCAAAGGCAATTACCAAGCACGTTTGTATTGATGCAATGACTAGAACCAAAATTCCCTTACCTGAGGAAATAGTGCAATGGCTAGGGAGTAGGGAGTAG
- a CDS encoding P-loop NTPase fold protein, with protein sequence MSLIKKIYNKFQPFYPLPANDPAYVNCSEVRGDDDIFRKIGKTILFSDQATCQLYTGHRGVGKSTELLRLEDYLKKDGCFVVYFPATEGDIDEIDAQYTDILLACTRNILEKLKEYASPNPLLNWLQSRYTELKDLALSDVEFEKLSIEAQIQVFSKLTTSLRRIPSSRETIRKQVDNYSVSLIEALNEFIEDAQHKLPNDQSKIVVIADNLDRIIPLEKGNDRTSHEEIFLDYSSQLTALNCHVVYTVPISLAYSSQATELRNIYATPQVLPMIMVKNRDNKPYSQGLDKLKEVIEKRVHLVDSTIDIDTQIFDSQDSRIELCSMTGGHVRELMLLMQSVMRYIDDFPITTRIVRRAVSDARDSTYRNAVSSEEWQKLAEVSLSKSIPNDEDYRSLLFRRCVLEYREFDGEGNPVRWYDVHPVIEGTPEFQSALRDLTNSEHSAVSGQ encoded by the coding sequence ATGAGCTTAATCAAAAAAATCTACAATAAATTTCAACCATTTTATCCCTTACCTGCCAACGATCCAGCTTATGTTAACTGTAGTGAAGTCAGGGGAGATGACGATATTTTTAGGAAAATTGGTAAAACTATCCTCTTTTCAGACCAAGCGACTTGTCAACTTTATACTGGACATCGGGGTGTGGGGAAATCAACGGAGTTATTGCGTCTGGAAGATTATTTGAAGAAGGATGGCTGCTTTGTGGTTTATTTTCCAGCAACAGAAGGGGATATTGATGAAATTGATGCTCAATATACAGATATTCTTTTAGCTTGTACTCGTAATATTTTAGAGAAACTTAAAGAGTATGCGTCTCCTAATCCCTTATTAAATTGGTTACAGTCTCGCTACACTGAATTAAAGGATTTGGCGTTATCGGATGTAGAATTTGAAAAATTAAGTATTGAAGCTCAAATTCAGGTTTTTAGTAAATTGACCACAAGTTTAAGACGAATTCCTAGTAGCCGTGAAACCATTAGAAAACAGGTTGATAATTATAGTGTATCTTTGATTGAAGCGTTAAATGAATTTATTGAAGATGCTCAACATAAATTACCTAACGACCAATCCAAAATAGTTGTGATAGCAGATAACTTAGATAGAATCATCCCCCTGGAAAAAGGGAATGACAGAACAAGTCACGAAGAAATATTTCTTGATTATAGCAGTCAATTAACAGCGTTGAATTGTCACGTAGTTTATACAGTACCAATTTCCTTAGCCTATTCCAGTCAAGCGACTGAGTTAAGAAATATTTATGCTACTCCTCAAGTGTTACCAATGATTATGGTAAAAAACCGTGACAACAAACCCTATTCACAAGGATTAGATAAATTAAAAGAAGTTATTGAAAAAAGAGTTCACTTAGTTGACTCTACGATTGATATTGATACACAAATCTTTGATAGTCAAGACAGTCGGATTGAGTTGTGCTCTATGACTGGTGGTCATGTGCGAGAGTTGATGCTATTAATGCAGTCAGTAATGCGTTATATTGATGATTTCCCGATTACTACAAGAATAGTGAGGCGGGCGGTTAGTGATGCCAGAGATAGCACCTATCGTAATGCGGTTAGTTCTGAAGAATGGCAAAAATTAGCTGAAGTTTCTCTTTCCAAGTCTATCCCTAATGATGAAGACTATCGTAGTTTGCTATTCCGTCGTTGTGTGTTGGAATATCGAGAGTTTGATGGAGAAGGTAATCCTGTGCGTTGGTATGATGTTCACCCTGTAATTGAAGGAACACCTGAGTTTCAATCTGCTCTTCGTGATTTAACTAATAGTGAGCATTCAGCAGTCAGCGGTCAGTAG
- a CDS encoding tetratricopeptide repeat protein — protein sequence MLTSNSTTFRSDEEESYLRLKRDLSWREGFGILFVRCTPVQEKRIIEEIKQDINDKTVDVLTLDHSIYNLYDLIEEKVNDNPIDILVISGLEKSLALDDYIKRTLENPKKAYQREALASLLGHLNWQRERFRDDFNCCLVFTVRKYTLKYLVRRAPDFFDWRSGVIEFPVDKDIDLLQYYTPFQANIEQQKPQEVSQDIVHSTDEYYDLLKKLLLLEYENDGDLQAIHDVVESNSDKLNNSFAKILEQWLLKTCADLNPEEKEAIAGIVESICIDIAQYNLGKSANNLEIAITGLETVLQLRPRETLSQEWAQTLYNLGGVYINRIVGDKAENLEKAIACYQQALTVYTFEAFPQAWAMTQTNLGIAYSDRIKGDKAQNIEQAIASYQQALKVRTLDAFKQNWARTRYNLGNAYREAIKGKKAQNIELAIACYQEALKVYTFDAFPQDWADTQNNLGIAYSGRIKGEKAQNIEQAIACYQEALKVYTFDAFPQDWADTKYNLGIVYSGRIKGEKAQNIEEAIVCYQQAVKVYTFEDYPQAWAKTHNNLGAVFRNRIKGKKAHNIELAIACFQEALTVRTFEAFPEDWAMTQYNLGIAYGNRIKGEKAQNIEEAIACLQEALKVYTFEAFPKDWARTQTNLGVAYCKRIKGEKAQNIEEAIACYQQALTIRMSDVFIEDWATTQTNLGIAYYLRIKGHKAENLERAIACFNTALIVYTFNEFPEDCSMVNVLKCRLQFRLKFAYIISTKLSKIKKLVGWAKTG from the coding sequence ATGCTGACATCCAATTCAACAACATTTAGATCAGATGAAGAAGAATCTTATCTGAGGTTAAAACGCGATTTATCTTGGCGTGAAGGCTTTGGGATTTTATTTGTGCGGTGTACTCCTGTACAAGAAAAAAGAATTATTGAAGAAATTAAACAAGATATTAATGATAAAACCGTTGATGTTTTAACCCTAGACCATTCTATTTATAATTTATATGATCTGATTGAGGAAAAGGTTAACGACAATCCCATTGATATTTTAGTGATTAGTGGCCTTGAAAAGTCTTTAGCCTTAGACGATTATATTAAACGTACCCTTGAAAATCCTAAAAAAGCGTATCAAAGAGAGGCTTTAGCCAGCTTATTAGGTCATCTCAATTGGCAACGGGAAAGATTTAGAGATGATTTTAATTGCTGCTTAGTGTTTACGGTTAGGAAATATACCTTAAAGTATTTAGTGCGTCGTGCTCCTGATTTTTTTGATTGGCGTTCTGGAGTAATCGAGTTTCCTGTAGATAAAGATATTGATTTGCTTCAATATTATACTCCCTTTCAAGCTAATATTGAGCAGCAAAAACCACAGGAGGTATCTCAAGATATAGTTCATAGTACTGACGAGTATTATGATTTGTTGAAAAAGCTACTCTTACTAGAGTATGAAAATGATGGTGATTTACAAGCTATTCATGATGTTGTTGAATCTAATTCTGATAAATTAAATAACTCTTTTGCCAAAATTTTAGAACAGTGGCTCCTTAAGACTTGTGCTGACCTAAATCCTGAAGAAAAAGAAGCAATTGCCGGAATAGTAGAAAGTATTTGTATTGATATTGCTCAATATAATTTAGGAAAAAGTGCCAATAATTTAGAAATAGCTATTACTGGATTAGAAACTGTTTTACAATTACGTCCCCGGGAAACTCTATCCCAAGAATGGGCGCAAACTCTATATAATCTCGGTGGTGTTTATATAAATCGTATTGTTGGCGACAAAGCTGAGAATTTAGAAAAAGCGATCGCTTGTTACCAACAGGCTCTTACCGTTTATACCTTTGAGGCATTTCCCCAAGCTTGGGCAATGACGCAAACTAATCTCGGTATTGCTTACTCTGACCGAATCAAAGGTGATAAAGCACAGAATATTGAACAAGCAATCGCTTCTTACCAACAGGCTCTTAAAGTAAGAACCTTGGATGCATTTAAACAAAATTGGGCAAGGACACGATATAATCTCGGCAATGCTTACCGTGAGGCAATCAAAGGTAAAAAAGCACAGAATATTGAACTGGCGATCGCTTGTTACCAAGAAGCTCTAAAAGTTTATACCTTTGATGCTTTTCCCCAAGATTGGGCAGATACACAGAATAATCTTGGTATTGCTTACTCTGGCAGAATCAAAGGTGAGAAAGCACAGAATATTGAACAAGCGATCGCTTGTTACCAAGAAGCTCTAAAAGTTTATACCTTTGATGCTTTTCCCCAAGATTGGGCAGATACAAAATATAATCTCGGTATTGTTTACTCTGGCAGAATCAAAGGTGAAAAAGCACAGAATATAGAAGAAGCGATCGTTTGTTATCAACAAGCTGTGAAAGTTTATACCTTTGAGGATTATCCCCAAGCTTGGGCAAAGACACATAATAATCTCGGTGCTGTTTTCCGTAATCGAATTAAAGGTAAAAAAGCACATAATATTGAACTGGCGATTGCTTGTTTCCAAGAGGCTCTTACCGTCAGAACCTTTGAGGCTTTTCCTGAAGATTGGGCAATGACACAATATAATCTCGGTATTGCTTACGGTAACCGAATCAAAGGTGAGAAAGCACAGAATATAGAAGAAGCGATCGCTTGTTTGCAAGAAGCTCTGAAAGTTTATACCTTTGAAGCATTTCCCAAAGATTGGGCAAGGACACAAACTAATCTCGGTGTTGCTTACTGTAAGCGAATCAAAGGTGAGAAAGCACAAAACATAGAAGAAGCGATCGCTTGTTACCAACAGGCTCTTACAATCAGAATGTCTGACGTATTTATCGAAGATTGGGCAACTACACAAACTAATCTCGGTATTGCTTACTATCTCCGAATAAAAGGTCATAAAGCAGAGAATCTAGAGCGGGCGATCGCTTGTTTCAACACAGCTCTGATAGTTTATACATTTAACGAATTTCCTGAAGATTGTTCAATGGTAAATGTATTAAAATGTAGATTACAATTTAGATTGAAATTTGCCTACATAATTTCAACAAAGTTATCAAAAATTAAGAAGCTTGTAGGGTGGGCAAAAACCGGTTGA
- a CDS encoding transposase — translation MIILEFKAKGKESQYSAIDEAIRTVKFIRNSCIRLWLDNKGTGKSDLSRYSKILAKEFPFANELNSTARQAASERAWSSIVRFYDNCKKKVPGKKGFPKFQKRARCVEYKKSGWKLSPDKKSITFTDKKGIGKLKLKGTWDLWRFDKKQINRVRIVKRADGYYVQFCVAVNVNEEVPHTGEMIGLDVGLKEFYTDSNGHSEPNPRFYRQGEKRLKFYQRRVSRKKKGSSNRRKAINRLGRQHLKISRQREEHAKRLARCVIRSNDLVAYENLRVKNLVKNHCLAKSINDAGWYQFRKWLEYFGVKFSRITVAVNPAYTSQNCSDCGEEVKKSLSTRTHVCECGCELDRDHNAAINIRNRATSTTGHVGTWIINPNASGDLASTVLGSGQVQQVESMSEESPRL, via the coding sequence GTGATTATTTTAGAGTTTAAGGCAAAAGGAAAGGAATCCCAATATTCAGCTATAGACGAAGCCATTCGGACGGTTAAGTTTATCCGAAATAGTTGTATTCGTTTGTGGCTGGACAATAAAGGAACAGGGAAAAGTGACCTTAGCCGGTACTCCAAAATACTGGCTAAAGAATTTCCTTTTGCCAATGAACTGAACTCTACTGCCCGTCAGGCTGCATCTGAGAGGGCATGGTCATCGATTGTTCGTTTCTACGATAACTGCAAGAAAAAGGTTCCAGGCAAGAAGGGTTTTCCTAAATTCCAAAAACGTGCCCGCTGTGTCGAATACAAGAAGTCAGGATGGAAATTATCCCCTGACAAAAAATCGATAACGTTCACGGACAAAAAAGGGATAGGAAAACTCAAACTTAAGGGTACCTGGGACTTGTGGCGCTTCGACAAAAAGCAGATAAACCGGGTCAGGATAGTCAAACGTGCTGATGGGTACTACGTGCAATTTTGCGTTGCAGTCAATGTAAACGAGGAAGTACCTCACACAGGCGAGATGATAGGACTGGACGTAGGACTTAAGGAGTTCTACACAGATTCTAACGGTCATTCCGAACCTAACCCCCGATTTTACAGACAAGGGGAGAAACGTTTAAAGTTTTATCAACGCCGAGTTTCTCGGAAAAAGAAAGGCTCATCCAATCGTCGGAAAGCGATTAATAGATTAGGTAGACAGCATCTTAAAATAAGTAGGCAGCGTGAAGAACATGCAAAGAGACTTGCACGTTGCGTAATCCGATCTAACGATCTGGTCGCCTACGAAAATTTAAGAGTTAAGAATTTAGTAAAAAATCACTGTCTTGCTAAGTCTATTAATGACGCTGGTTGGTATCAGTTTAGGAAGTGGTTGGAGTATTTTGGGGTCAAATTCAGCAGGATAACCGTTGCGGTAAATCCTGCCTATACCAGCCAAAACTGCTCTGATTGTGGCGAAGAAGTTAAAAAGTCCCTATCGACAAGAACTCATGTCTGTGAATGTGGGTGTGAACTTGATAGAGACCATAACGCCGCCATCAACATCCGTAATAGAGCCACAAGTACGACGGGGCACGTCGGAACTTGGATTATTAATCCGAACGCTTCGGGAGATTTGGCCTCTACTGTTCTTGGCTCCGGCCAGGTTCAGCAAGTCGAGTCTATGAGCGAAGAATCCCCGCGTCTTTAG
- a CDS encoding HigA family addiction module antitoxin, whose product MFVNGKKTITTDTALRLSRYFGTTPQFWLNLQQHYELELAEATLADQILKTIKPLASIAANDHEG is encoded by the coding sequence ATTTTTGTAAACGGCAAAAAAACCATTACTACCGATACAGCCCTGAGGCTATCCAGATACTTCGGTACTACTCCCCAATTTTGGTTGAACCTCCAACAACATTATGAGCTTGAACTAGCCGAAGCAACCCTAGCTGATCAGATTTTGAAAACGATCAAACCCCTCGCTTCTATTGCGGCAAATGACCATGAAGGGTAA